TCGAGCTGTGGCCGGCCCAGCAGCAGACCGACAAGGAGAGCTGGTATCTGGGAACCGCCGACGCCGTCCACCAGAACCTTGATCTGATCCGCATGCATGATCCGCGCTTCGTGCTGATCCTGGCGGGCGATCACATCTACAAGCAAGATTACTCGAAGCTTCTCGCCCACCACATCGCCCGGGGATCGGATTGCACGGTCGCTTGCGTCGACGTTCCGCGCGAAGAGGCCACCGGCTATGGCTGCGTCGAGGTCGACAACGACGACAACATCGTCCACTTCCTTGAAAAGCCGGCCAATCCGCCGGGCATCCCCGGCCGCCCCGACCGCGCCTTCGCCTCGATGGGCATCTATATCTTCAATGCCGATTTCCTCTACGAAATCCTTGAATCCGATGCGCTGAACGAAGCCAGCCAGCATGACTTCGGCCGCGACATCATTCCCTCGCAGGTCGGCAAGGCGCGCATCGTCGCCCACCGCTTTTCCCAATCCTGCGTCTATTCGGTCGGCCGCCGCGAACCCTATTGGCGCGACGTCGGCACCGTCGACGCGTACTGGTCGGCCAATATCGATCTGGTCAGCGTCACCCCGGCCCTGGATCTGTACGACGCCGACTGGCCGATCTGGACCTATCAGATGCAGCGGCCGCCGGCGAAGTTCGTTTTCGACACCGACGAGCGCCGGGGCATGGCCAAGGACAGCCTGGTTTCGGCGGGCTGCATCGTCTCGGGCGGCGCCGTGACCGGCTCCTTGCTGTTCAACGACGTGCGGGTGAATTCCTATAGCTCGGTCATCGATACGGTGATCTTGCCGATGGGCGACATCGGCCGCCATGCCCGCCTGACCAAATGCATCCTCGATACCGGTTGTCGCATTCCCGAAGGGCTGGTCATCGGCGAGGATCCGATCCTCGACGCCAAGCGCTTCCACGTCACCGAACAGGGCATCACCCTGGTCACGCCAGACCGCCTCGCCCTGCTCTAAAATATCCGTGATGTTCAAGCGTGTTTTGGCATCCAAGGACGCCCTGCCTTAAGCAGGGCGTCCGTGAGTACGACCATCTTTCGCATGGTAGCGGTTACGGCGACTTTTTTTTAAGCTTTCCCGTGGCGACGAGTTAGCCCTACTTGGTCTTGCTCCAGATTCGCCGGGCTCACCCGGCAAACGTCCGCCGTTCAGGAAAAGGCCGCGCGGATTTCCATGTAGCTGTTGTAATCAACAAGATCCTCCTGGGTGGTCAGGCGGAGTGTGCGTTGGCTTAGGGCCGAGAAAATCTGCATGTATTTGTGATGTGCGGCCTCGCTGAACGACAGCGGGATGTAGCGCATCTGGTTCATGTGTTCCTGCATTTTCATCATGAAGATCGCGGGATTTAGATAATCGCGCAGTTCGGCCGAAGGCCAAATCACGCCGTCTCCGCCATAACGAGATTCGATCTCGGAGTTGCACCCATCTTTGCAGGACAGGCACCCATCTTTGCAGGACAGGTGGACGGACGTGACTTGCGAGATGTTGTAGTCATGTCGAAATAGGATCGTCCCCCAACCGGGGCGAAGAATGCTGTCTTGCAGGAGATCATTTCTACAAACCTCACAGAGCAGCGGGATCAAATTACCGAAGGTGGGGTGGACCGGACGCAGGGCAGCCAAGCTCCACGGCATGTATTGCGCCATAAGCAAGGTCATTCCCCTCGAGATGAGTAGTTCCGCGATCCGGGCGCCATCGAAGAATTCCACAGCCTGCACATCCTGGGGAGATTTGGATCCCTCGATTCGGTCGATCAGGCCTTGAGACGGGATTGTGGAATAAAACCCCATGAATCCGTTCGCCTGATGCTGACGGACCCGAGCGGGGACATCATTTTCGACCATGGGAGTTACCGAAGCGCCACTGATTGCGTTGTGCTTGCAACTCACCAGCCAGACGAATTTGCGTTGGTTCCCGTCCTGATCTGGCATAAGCTGGCTGACTGCCATATCTCGGCCACGGTCAGCCCCTCGTCCGGGCGGGATCTCAATTGTGAAGCCCAGTTGCCGCAGGAACGCCTGGGCGAACAATTCCCATTGCTCTCCGTTTGGAATTTCCTTGAAGTCGATCATTCTCATCTCTGCCCAATCGGAGTGACGTTGGACGGGCGCGATCCCCGGATGTACCCCGCCGCCGCCAGCATCTCCTCAACGAGATCGCTCAACGCCTCGGAGATCTCGTCCGCGATATCCGTCGGCCGCGCCAGCACCTGGGCATCGGTGTAATTCATCACCCGGCACGTGGCATCCATCAGACCTCGATCCCGGGCAATCGCCTCGGGAGCACGTTGGCGTCCGTCCCGGGCGTCCAGGGTTACCGCCAGCAGGCGCCGATCATCGCCCTGGCAGCACCGGAACAAAAAGTCCGCCGTGTGGCCGCCGACCTTGACCCGGTAGCCCATGATGGTGCCCCAGGCCGGATCTGAGTGCACATCCCAGGCCGCGCGGAATTCGACCTTCTCGTAACCGTCGATGATGGTCAGTAGATAGCCCGCCAGCAGCAACTCAGCCTCGCGTTCGTCGCCAGTCTGGAGCGCGGCGTAATTGGTGGCCCAGCGTTCCTGGTAATGGAGTTTGGCGGACTCAGCCTGTTCGTCAACATGACGTTGCAGGGCCTCTTCGGGGATGCTCATGGATGGCGACCTTCGGTTGTGGCTGCTGCCTCCGAAATTGCCCCATCTGATAGCGGACAGCAACAGGGAGAGACGCGCAGCGGCGAGGAGGAAGCCGCAGTCTCGCCTCACGTCACTGGATCATAGGAAAGACCAGACGCACTCATGAACACAAAACAATGCTGCGCCACCCAAACTACCGGATGCCGCCTGGATCAATCCGCATCAGAATGCGACGATTATCTGCTTGACTATCAAGACCTTAGGACGGCGTGCGGGGACCAAGCGCCCCGCACGCCGCCTTAAAAATATCAGTCCGGGGGGACGCCCCCCGGCCCCCGCTTTTTCAACGCCCGGCGGCGATGGCCCGGGCGTCGGCGAGGAAGGCTTCGACATCCTCGTCGGTGGTTTCAAAGCTGGTCACCAGCCGCACCGCCTGCGGGCCATGGGCCGGCCACGGATAGAAGGCATGGCCGCGTCCGCGCAGGCCGTCGCTCAACGGCTGGTCGAAGGCGACAAAGGCCATATTGGCCTCGACCGGGGCGACCAGTCTGGCGCCCGGAACCGTATCGAGGCCGGCGCCCAGCCGTTGCGCCAGACCATTGGCGTGGCGGGCGGCGCTCAGCCAGCGCCCCTCGGACAGCCAGGCGACCAACTGGGCCGACAGAAACCGCATTTTTGAAACCAGATGGCCGGATTTCTTGCGCCGATAGGCCAGGGTTTCGGCCAGGGCGGGATCGAAGACCACCACCGCCTCGGCGGCCAGGGCACCGCCCTTGGTCGCCCCCAACGACAGGATATCGACCCCGGCTTTCCAGGTCAGGTCGGCCGGCGAGCAGCCGAGGGCGGCCAGGGTGCCGGCGAAGCGGGCGCCATCCATATGCAGCCCCAGCGAAAACGTCCGGCAGACATCGGCGATGGCCGCGACATCGGCCGGAGCGTACAGGGTGCCGCCCTCGCTGACGGTGGTGATCGTCACCGCGCTGGGCCGGGCGACATGGACGGGATGATCCGACCCGGCGGCCTGGGTGACCGCCGCGCGCAGGGCCTGGGGATCGAGGCGGCTGTCGCGCCCGCCAATCCCGATCAGCTTGGCCCCGCCGGTGAAAAACTCCGGCGCGCCGCATTCATCGACCATCACATGGGCTTCGTCGTGACAATAGACCGCGCCCCAGGGCGGGGTCAGACAGGCCAGGGCCAGGGAATTGGCCGCCGTGCCGGTGGCGACGGGAAAAACCATCGCCGGGCGCTCGAAAATCTCGGCCACCAGGGCATCGAGCCGGGCGCTCCACGGATCGGCGCCATAGGGCATGGCCGCGCCGCGCCCGGCTTCGACCAGGGCATCGAGCACCGCCGGCAGGGCGCCGGCGACATTGTCACTGCAAAGATTGACCATCGGGGGACGCTGTCCTTCTGGGGAGGGCCTGGAGCAAAAGGGATGGCACGCCATCCGCCTTCGCCGATCCTTCCACGACCTCAAAGGAGAAACAACCTGTTAGGCGATGGTGAAAAGCCCTTGCGCCACGCGGGAAAGCCTCGTTAGGCTCACAAAGAGACAAGGGGTGTGCAACCATCGCGGCCCTGCCCACAGACCGGGCATTTTCGCCCGGCGACCGTGTATAGTCAAAGGAGCCCGATCCGGATGGCCGGCGGAACAATCGCCTTGCAGGTCAAGGATATTCACAAGACCTTCGGCCGACTGGAGGTCTTGAAGGGTATTTCCCTGACCGCCCGCGACGGAGACGTGATCTCGATCCTCGGCTCGTCGGGCTCAGGGAAAAGCACCTTCCTGCGCTGCATCAACCTGCTTGAGGCCCCCGATCGCGGCGAGATCAGCCTGCGCGGGCAGGATCTGGCCCTGCGCCCCGATCGCGGCGGCGGGCTGACCGCCCGCGACGCCCGGCAGTTGGCCGCCTTCCGCGCCCGCATCGGCTTCGTTTTCCAAAGCTTCAACCTGTGGCCCCATCTGACCATCCTTGAAAACGTCATGGAGGCGCCGGTCCACGTCAAGGGACTGCCCAAGGCCCAGGCCCGCGAGAAGGCGATGGCCCTGCTGGCCAAGGTCGGCATCGCCGAAAAGCGCGACCATTATCCCGCGCATTTGTCGGGTGGCCAGCAGCAGCGCGCCGCCATCGCCCGCGCCCTGGCCATGGAGCCCGAGGTCATCTTGTTCGACGAGCCGACCAGCGCGCTCGATCCCGAACTGGTGGCCGAGGTGCTTGGCGTCATCCGCGCCCTGGCCGAA
The DNA window shown above is from Rhodospirillum rubrum ATCC 11170 and carries:
- the glgC gene encoding glucose-1-phosphate adenylyltransferase, which codes for MDQITEFQLDINRALKETLALVLAGGRGSRLRDLTNRESKPAVPFGGKYRIIDFPLSNCMNSGIRRMCVITQYRAHTLIHHIQRGWGFLRAEIGEFVELWPAQQQTDKESWYLGTADAVHQNLDLIRMHDPRFVLILAGDHIYKQDYSKLLAHHIARGSDCTVACVDVPREEATGYGCVEVDNDDNIVHFLEKPANPPGIPGRPDRAFASMGIYIFNADFLYEILESDALNEASQHDFGRDIIPSQVGKARIVAHRFSQSCVYSVGRREPYWRDVGTVDAYWSANIDLVSVTPALDLYDADWPIWTYQMQRPPAKFVFDTDERRGMAKDSLVSAGCIVSGGAVTGSLLFNDVRVNSYSSVIDTVILPMGDIGRHARLTKCILDTGCRIPEGLVIGEDPILDAKRFHVTEQGITLVTPDRLALL
- a CDS encoding threonine aldolase family protein codes for the protein MVNLCSDNVAGALPAVLDALVEAGRGAAMPYGADPWSARLDALVAEIFERPAMVFPVATGTAANSLALACLTPPWGAVYCHDEAHVMVDECGAPEFFTGGAKLIGIGGRDSRLDPQALRAAVTQAAGSDHPVHVARPSAVTITTVSEGGTLYAPADVAAIADVCRTFSLGLHMDGARFAGTLAALGCSPADLTWKAGVDILSLGATKGGALAAEAVVVFDPALAETLAYRRKKSGHLVSKMRFLSAQLVAWLSEGRWLSAARHANGLAQRLGAGLDTVPGARLVAPVEANMAFVAFDQPLSDGLRGRGHAFYPWPAHGPQAVRLVTSFETTDEDVEAFLADARAIAAGR
- a CDS encoding ABC transporter ATP-binding protein, coding for MAGGTIALQVKDIHKTFGRLEVLKGISLTARDGDVISILGSSGSGKSTFLRCINLLEAPDRGEISLRGQDLALRPDRGGGLTARDARQLAAFRARIGFVFQSFNLWPHLTILENVMEAPVHVKGLPKAQAREKAMALLAKVGIAEKRDHYPAHLSGGQQQRAAIARALAMEPEVILFDEPTSALDPELVAEVLGVIRALAEEGRTMLIVTHEMTFARDVSSEVVFLHQGHIEEQGPPAQMFSQPRSDRVRQFLTNHLH